One Melitaea cinxia chromosome 17, ilMelCinx1.1, whole genome shotgun sequence genomic region harbors:
- the LOC123661681 gene encoding esterase FE4-like: protein MKVYWLVLWSLWAARLVRQPTLPVRVTGGWLRGVIAPDGSHKRYLAVPYATHPAKRFQAPGPEPQWRGVLEAVEENIQCLQRIGASIFIGREECLIVNVYTPVDATSYSKYPVMVYIHGGGFYEGYGASLLYGPDYLVSKGVVLVVMNYRLNIQGFACLRIKEAPGNAGMKDQVAALKWVQKNIHAFGGDPNSVTLFGESAGAASVSYHILSPMSKNLFHKAIMQSGSSLAAWARQYDPVYMASLLTKVMLYASDNVYDIYKALMKTSDRDLIVTRVPREKGNVIISECIYTPCVEVEISGIEPFLTEDPYDLLSSGKYHKVPMIIGVNNAEGLLFSDMENGTTIPKIVFEKSLPRNLDISEESKRKEIGDKLKEFYLDGSEVSYDNLANFSRFHGEVYFTLPVLAETELYLSTNDNPIYTYVFSYSGRRNIAKLTLGYGLSNEPGASHADDIFYLFRQPLIPSFFENNMIDRFTTLWTNFAKYGDPTPNVSDLLPVKWQPTNKSSPHSFVIDREFSTTPLWFTDSLKYLRDVYQKYRRKTDRVK, encoded by the exons ATGAAGGTGTACTGGTTGGTGCTTTGGTCACTCTGGGCGGCACGTCTGGTCAGGCAACCAACGTTGCCAGTTCGAGTTACAGGGGGTTGGTTGCGCGGCGTGATAGCCCCCGATGGTTCACATAAACGGTATTTGGCTGTCCCGTACGCCACTCACCCAGCCAAGCGTTTCCAG gcACCTGGTCCTGAACCGCAATGGAGAGGGGTATTGGAAGCAGTAGAAGAAAATATTCAATGTCTTCAAAGAATTGGTGCTAGCATATTTATAGGTCGAGAAGAATGCTTAATCGTGAATGTATATACACCAGTAGATGCCACTTCATATTCCAAATATCCAGTAATGGTTTACATCCATGGCGGAGGATTCTATGAGGGATATGGTGCAAGTTTGCTATATGGCCCTGATTATTTAGTATCTAAAGGGGTCGTCCTAGTTGTCATGAATTATAGGCTAAATATCCAGGGATTTGCTTGTTTGAGAATCAAGGAAGCTCCCGGTAATGCCGGTATGAAAGACCAAGTAGCTGCCCTGAAATGGGTCCAAAAAAACATCCATGCATTTGGAGGAGATCCCAATAGTGTCACTTTGTTTGGTGAGAGTGCTGGTGCAGCTTCCGTGTCTTATCACATTCTCTCGCCGATGTCCAAAAATCTGTTCCATAAAGCCATCATGCAAAGTGGCTCATCATTGGCAGCTTGGGCGAGGCAGTACGACCCGGTGTATATGGCCAGTTTATTGACAAAAGTTATGCTGTATGCTTCGGATAATGTCTATGATATTTATAAAGCTTTAATGAAAACGTCTGACAGGGATTTAATTGTTACAAGAGTGCCGAGAGAAAAAGGTAACGTTATTATATCGGAATGTATTTATACACCCTGTGTTGAAGTCGAAATATCAGGAATAGAACCGTTTCTGACTGAAGACCCATACGATTTACTATCTAGTGGTAAATATCACAAAGTTCCAATGATAATTGGTGTCAACAATGCGGAAGGTTTGCTGTTTTCGGATATGGAAAATGGTACAACTATACCGAAGATTGTTTTTGAAAAGTCGTTACCTAGAAATTTAGATATATCTGAGGAATCGAAACGTAAAGAAATAGGAGATAAATTAAAGGAATTCTACTTGGATGGCAGTGAGGTCAGCTATGACAATTTAGCAAATTTTTCACGCTTTCACGGCGAGGTATATTTCACACTTCCGGTTCTTGCAGAGactgaattatatttaagtactaACGACAATCCCATATATACCTACGTATTCAGCTACAGTGGAAGAAGAAATATAGCAAAATTGACACTAGGCTATGGATTAAGTAATGAACCAGGAGCTTCGCATGCTGACGATATATTCTACTTGTTTCGACAGCCTCTCATTCCTTCGTTCTTCGAGAATAATATGATAGATAGGTTCACGACCTTGTGGACAAATTTTGCTAAATATGG GGATCCAACTCCGAATGTGTCTGATCTTTTGCCAGTAAAGTGGCAACCGACGAACAAATCATCGCCCCACTCCTTCGTCATCGACAGAGAGTTCTCCACGACGCCACTCTGGTTCACCGACTCTCTTAAATACTTACGAGACGTATATCAAAAATACAGAAGGAAAACGGATAGAGTAAAATAG
- the LOC123661669 gene encoding esterase FE4-like produces MKVYWLVLWSLWAARLVRQPTLPVRVTGGWLRGVIAPDGSHKRYLAVPYATHPVQRFQAPGPEPQWRGVLEAVEENIQCLQRIGASIFIGRKECLIVNVYTPVDATADSKYPVMVYIHGGGFYEGYGASLLYGPDYLVSKGVVLVVMNYRLNIQGFACLRIKEAPGNAGMKDQVAALKWVQKNIHAFGGDPNSVTLFGESAGAASVSYHILSPMSKNLFHKAIMQSGSSLAAWARQYNPVYMASLLTKVMLYASDNVYDIYKALMKTSDRDLIVTRVPREKGNVIISECIHTPCVEVEIPGIEPFLTEEPYDLLSSGKYHKVPMIIGVNNAEGLLFSDMENGTTIPKIVFEKSLPRNLDISEELKRKEIGDKLKEFYLDGSEVNYDNLANFSRFYGEVYVTLPVLAETELYLSTNDNPIYTYVFSYSGRRNIVKLTLGYGLSNEPGASHADDIFYLFRQPLIPSFFENNMIDRFTTLWTNFAKYGDPTPNVSDLLPVKWQPTNKSSPHSFVIDREFSTTPLWFTDSLKYLRDVYQKYRRKTD; encoded by the exons ATGAAGGTGTACTGGTTGGTGCTTTGGTCACTCTGGGCAGCGCGTCTGGTCAGGCAACCAACATTGCCAGTTCGAGTTACAGGGGGTTGGTTGCGCGGCGTGATAGCCCCCGATGGCTCTCATAAACGGTATTTGGCTGTCCCGTACGCCACTCACCCAGTACAGCGTTTCCAG GCACCTGGACCTGAACCGCAATGGAGAGGGGTATTGGAAGCAGTAGAAGAAAATATTCAATGTCTTCAAAGAATTGGTGCTAGCATATTTATAGGTCGAAAAGAATGCTTAATCGTGAATGTATATACACCAGTAGATGCTACTGCAGATTCCAAATATCCAGTAATGGTTTACATCCATGGCGGAGGATTCTATGAGGGATATGGCGCAAGTTTGCTATATGGCCCTGATTATTTAGTATCTAAAGGGGTCGTCCTAGTTGTCATGAATTATAGGCTAAATATCCAGGGATTTGCTTGTTTGAGAATCAAGGAAGCTCCCGGTAATGCCGGTATGAAAGACCAAGTAGCTGCCCTGAAATGGGTCCAAAAAAACATCCATGCATTTGGAGGAGATCCCAATAGTGTCACTTTGTTTGGTGAGAGCGCTGGTGCAGCTTCTGTGTCTTATCACATTCTCTCGCCGATGTCCAAAAATCTGTTCCATAAAGCCATCATGCAAAGTGGCTCATCATTGGCAGCTTGGGCGAGGCAGTACAACCCGGTGTACATGGCCAGTTTATTGACAAAAGTTATGCTGTATGCTTCGGATAATGTCTATGATATTTATAAAGCTTTAATGAAAACGTCTGACAGGGACCTAATTGTTACAAGAGTGCCGAGAGAAAAGGGTAACGTTATTATATCGGAATGTATTCATACACCCTGTGTTGAAGTCGAAATACCAGGAATAGAACCGTTTCTGACCGAAGAACCGTACGACTTACTATCTAGTGGTAAATACCACAAAGTTCCAATGATAATTGGTGTCAACAATGCGGAAGGTTTGCTGTTTTCGGATATGGAAAATGGTACAACTATACCGAAGATTGTTTTTGAAAAGTCGTTACCTAGAAATTTAGATATATCTGAAGAACTGAAACGTAAAGAAATAGGAGATAAATTAAAGGAATTCTACTTGGACGGCAGTGAGGTCAATTACGATAATTTAGCGAATTTTTCACGCTTTTACGGCGAGGTATATGTCACACTTCCGGTTCTTGCAGAGactgaattatatttaagtactaACGACAATCCcatatatacctatgtatttagCTATAGTGGAAGACGAAACATAGTAAAATTGACACTAGGCTATGGATTAAGTAATGAACCAGGAGCTTCGCATGCTGACGATATATTCTACTTGTTTCGACAGCCTCTCATTCCTTCGTTCTTCGAGAATAATATGATAGATAGGTTCACGACCTTGTGGACAAACTTTGCTAAATATGG GGATCCAACTCCGAATGTGTCTGATCTTTTGCCAGTAAAGTGGCAACCGACGAACAAATCATCGCCCCACTCCTTCGTCATCGACAGAGAGTTCTCCACGACGCCACTCTGGTTCACCGACTCTCTTAAATACTTACGAGACGTATACCAAAAATACAGAAGGAAAACGGACTGA
- the LOC123661778 gene encoding uncharacterized protein LOC123661778, which produces MSLGIRVCDDARAYPTGDAQMQHPASVGNGQGLLHQGRGQRKRRVQEVSLRIASWNVGIVLDRELKNKVMDVKRVNDRVIVVKLLIEDSVLNVVSVYAPQTGCDDSMKEIFWEDFDAVIMKVPECEEIYIGGGGTLMDMWEG; this is translated from the exons ATGAGCTTGGGAATTAGAGTATGCGATGATGCTAGGGCGTACCCCACAGGCGACGCGCAGATGCAGCACCCGGCGTCTGTGGGAAATGGACAAGGGTTGCTGCACCAGGGACGGGGGCAGCGTAAGAGGCGAGTCCAGGAGGTGAGCTTGAGGATTGCCAGTTGGAATGTGG GTATAGTGTTAGATAGAGAGCTCAAGAACAAGGTGATGGATGTGAAAAGAGTGAATGATAGAGTTATTGTAGTAAAACTGTTGATTGAAGACTCGGTTTTAAATGTCGTTAGTGTGTATGCGCCGCAAACGGGATGCGATGACagtatgaaagaaatattttgggaggattttgatgcggtaaTAATGAAAGTACCAGAGTGTGAGGAAATATAcattggggggggggggacttTAATGGACATGTGGGAAGGATGA